Proteins found in one Fodinibius saliphilus genomic segment:
- a CDS encoding helix-turn-helix domain-containing protein yields the protein MNYYKDHFLQLYGKETIQISDECIETLIDHDWPGNVRELKNVIERSLVLLSGNGDIDLEQLKVIQKKNAYMSSQGTVVNTIIEILIGTSLEKIEEQVIGQTLNSVDNNKTEAAKILGFTRKTLHNKLDKYRNEE from the coding sequence GTGAATTATTATAAAGATCATTTTCTGCAACTTTATGGGAAAGAGACTATACAAATTTCCGATGAGTGTATAGAAACACTGATAGACCATGACTGGCCCGGCAACGTACGTGAATTAAAGAACGTAATTGAGCGGAGCTTGGTACTATTATCCGGTAACGGGGATATTGATCTTGAACAGTTGAAGGTTATCCAAAAGAAGAATGCTTATATGAGCAGTCAGGGAACCGTTGTTAATACTATTATCGAAATCTTGATTGGAACCAGTTTAGAAAAAATTGAAGAACAGGTTATCGGTCAAACGCTGAATTCCGTGGATAATAACAAGACGGAGGCCGCTAAGATATTGGGCTTTACACGGAAGACACTGCATAATAAATTAGACAAATATCGCAATGAAGAGTGA
- a CDS encoding tyrosine-type recombinase/integrase has translation MPKKHLTSQFIKNLKPRDKRVEYYDQHLIDPETNTLKRKGVKGLLLRLTKAGNKYFYYSYWFDEKSKRFKIGSYPNIGLSDARDKARDLAAKVNSGIDPQAEKNKRKYQPEKQSFKELAKDFEERHLPTLRDSTRSEYKRIIENELLPELADLVVTDITSHRLRKILDDKAIKDGSPTMANRIRAVLSSMFDFAKKVIGLKIQDNPVKGTSTYKAGENKRDRVYDEEEIKNLWNHFNQFDQPIKSVFKMLLITGQRKTETSRMRWNDISEVRTEDFQGIVWTIPAKDAKNKKSHEVPLSEMAMEVIQMMKPISGDSDYVFESPRKENKPIEWLKSSVKRIKDNSKVPDFRLHDLRRTAATYMAENGINPMIIGKVLNHKGLARENTITARYNRASYLKQKQQALDRWSSKLKNILSDSGLKANITRIG, from the coding sequence ATGCCTAAAAAGCACTTAACAAGCCAATTCATTAAAAACTTAAAGCCAAGGGACAAACGTGTTGAGTACTACGACCAACACTTGATTGATCCTGAAACAAATACACTTAAACGTAAGGGGGTAAAAGGGCTATTACTTCGATTAACAAAGGCAGGTAATAAATATTTTTACTATAGCTATTGGTTCGATGAGAAATCGAAGCGATTCAAAATTGGAAGCTATCCAAATATTGGATTATCTGATGCAAGAGATAAGGCAAGAGACTTAGCTGCAAAAGTGAATAGTGGAATAGACCCACAGGCTGAAAAGAACAAAAGAAAGTACCAGCCAGAGAAACAATCCTTTAAGGAACTTGCAAAAGATTTTGAAGAACGCCATTTGCCGACATTGAGAGATTCAACTCGCTCAGAGTATAAGCGAATAATTGAAAATGAGTTACTGCCTGAGTTAGCAGATTTAGTCGTCACTGATATAACATCCCATCGTTTACGAAAGATTTTAGATGACAAGGCTATTAAAGACGGGTCACCTACGATGGCTAATAGAATAAGAGCTGTATTATCATCAATGTTCGATTTTGCTAAAAAAGTTATAGGTCTAAAGATCCAGGATAATCCTGTTAAGGGAACATCCACTTATAAGGCTGGAGAAAATAAAAGAGATCGTGTTTACGATGAAGAAGAGATTAAAAACCTGTGGAATCATTTCAACCAATTTGATCAGCCCATTAAATCAGTATTTAAGATGCTATTAATTACAGGGCAACGAAAAACAGAAACAAGCCGGATGAGATGGAATGATATTTCGGAGGTACGAACAGAAGATTTTCAGGGTATAGTGTGGACTATACCCGCAAAAGACGCTAAGAATAAGAAATCACATGAGGTTCCACTTTCTGAGATGGCTATGGAGGTTATTCAAATGATGAAGCCAATAAGTGGGGATAGTGATTATGTATTTGAGTCTCCAAGAAAAGAAAACAAACCAATTGAATGGCTAAAATCATCGGTAAAGAGGATAAAGGATAATTCAAAGGTTCCTGACTTCAGATTACATGATCTAAGAAGAACAGCCGCTACATATATGGCCGAGAATGGTATAAACCCAATGATTATTGGGAAGGTTTTAAATCACAAGGGTTTGGCAAGAGAAAATACAATAACGGCGCGTTATAACAGGGCAAGCTACTTAAAGCAAAAACAACAAGCTTTAGATCGATGGAGTAGCAAACTGAAAAATATTCTGTCCGACTCAGGATTAAAAGCAAATATTACAAGGATTGGATAA
- a CDS encoding sigma-54 factor interaction domain-containing protein: MTKNNFQIPTLLTCNNEMVELANQVKKVAQTGCTTLLITGKNGTGKEVIARLFHYYGSRKNKPMVTVNCGAIPSELVESELFGHEKGAFTGAHERKKGCFELADGGTLFLDEIGEMPKPMQVKLLRVVELGSFRRVGGKEEVQVDISLVSATNKILSDEVAAGDFREDLFYRLNVIELNVPPVASAQRRYTIISELL; encoded by the coding sequence ATGACAAAGAATAACTTCCAAATACCTACGTTACTGACATGCAATAATGAAATGGTAGAGTTAGCCAATCAGGTCAAAAAAGTTGCTCAAACAGGTTGTACCACACTGCTGATTACCGGAAAAAACGGGACCGGTAAAGAAGTGATAGCCCGCCTGTTTCATTATTATGGATCTCGTAAAAATAAACCGATGGTCACTGTTAATTGCGGAGCTATACCTTCCGAGTTGGTTGAAAGTGAGCTTTTCGGTCATGAAAAAGGAGCTTTTACCGGTGCTCATGAGCGTAAAAAGGGCTGTTTTGAACTTGCTGATGGAGGAACACTATTCCTGGATGAGATCGGAGAGATGCCCAAACCGATGCAGGTAAAACTATTGCGGGTCGTGGAGCTTGGATCATTTCGCAGAGTGGGAGGAAAGGAAGAGGTACAAGTAGATATTTCGCTGGTTTCTGCAACTAATAAAATTTTGTCGGATGAGGTTGCCGCCGGGGATTTTCGGGAGGACCTGTTCTACCGGCTCAATGTCATTGAGCTCAATGTACCCCCCGTTGCGTCAGCGCAAAGAAGATATACCATTATTAGTGAATTATTATAA
- a CDS encoding helix-turn-helix transcriptional regulator, with protein sequence MEKLIRPNALAEKLGISISTLYERMKEPDFPRKVRISKQAVGFRESEVMEWIEANTEIIPSELPGRKG encoded by the coding sequence ATGGAAAAATTAATTAGACCAAATGCATTAGCAGAAAAGCTTGGAATCAGTATTAGTACACTTTATGAGCGTATGAAAGAACCTGACTTTCCTAGAAAGGTACGCATTTCTAAACAAGCAGTTGGCTTTCGGGAAAGTGAAGTGATGGAATGGATTGAGGCCAATACTGAAATTATTCCAAGTGAACTTCCGGGTCGAAAAGGATAA
- a CDS encoding formate/nitrite transporter family protein, with protein MKTDSIREQIDESQSGAPAGGQAVRDIFSTDEIFRRIVATADEDFSRSTRLLFLSGVAAGLSIGLTFVARAAMTTAVGPESSLFLGNMLYPLGFILIVAGKYQLFTENTLTPVTHVLTRIASVPALLRVWGIVLFANVVGAGALAYVLANTGIFAAEAAEVARGFGEHALSVSWNDLFWKGVLAGWIVASMVWLTHAVRDAMARIAIVFILMYLIPIADLFHCIIGACEVLYLIFQGLAGWGQFGYFFSAVTLGNTVGGVILVAILNYSQTRQSRFPDRDCGQLELTWKEWLFGRNTTLPDFVRRPHSNQNQEEETEDTLQPPVIDEDHQRGNRDAVIILLQYGDYECETSRRIYKMVDEIMQEDRQIQYIYRHLPLSRRHPHAENAGMAAEAAADQGKFWEMHDELFDHQNHLEDENLLKCARHINLDTDRFQKEMFAEENRKRVLEDRRSGVRSGVSDTKNLFINGQRFEKPMTKDNIRREIERIKMTLSSEV; from the coding sequence ATGAAGACAGACAGTATTAGAGAACAAATTGATGAGTCCCAAAGCGGTGCTCCTGCAGGAGGACAGGCCGTTCGTGATATATTTTCAACGGATGAAATTTTTCGTCGCATTGTTGCCACAGCTGATGAGGATTTTAGTCGGTCTACCCGCCTTCTTTTTTTAAGTGGTGTGGCTGCTGGATTGTCCATCGGTCTTACGTTTGTAGCCCGTGCTGCGATGACCACTGCTGTAGGTCCGGAGTCTTCGTTATTTCTTGGAAACATGCTGTATCCGTTGGGATTTATACTGATTGTGGCTGGGAAATATCAGCTGTTCACCGAAAATACGCTCACCCCTGTCACGCATGTGCTTACGCGAATTGCCAGCGTGCCTGCTCTACTGCGCGTTTGGGGTATTGTGCTATTTGCAAATGTAGTGGGTGCGGGGGCCTTGGCGTATGTGTTGGCCAATACGGGTATCTTTGCGGCCGAAGCGGCCGAAGTGGCCCGGGGGTTTGGAGAGCATGCCCTGAGCGTATCCTGGAATGATCTGTTTTGGAAAGGCGTATTAGCAGGATGGATTGTCGCCTCGATGGTATGGCTGACCCACGCCGTAAGAGATGCGATGGCTCGTATCGCCATTGTTTTTATACTGATGTATCTGATTCCTATAGCTGATCTGTTCCACTGTATTATCGGTGCTTGTGAGGTGCTTTATTTAATTTTTCAGGGATTAGCTGGATGGGGACAGTTCGGATATTTCTTCTCTGCCGTTACGTTAGGCAATACGGTAGGCGGAGTGATACTGGTGGCTATTCTCAATTATTCGCAAACGCGTCAAAGTCGCTTTCCCGATCGGGACTGCGGTCAGCTCGAGCTTACATGGAAAGAATGGCTGTTCGGCCGTAATACTACATTGCCGGATTTTGTTCGTCGCCCGCATTCCAATCAGAACCAAGAAGAAGAAACGGAGGATACCTTGCAGCCTCCTGTCATTGATGAAGATCACCAGCGTGGAAATCGCGATGCGGTAATTATCCTCTTGCAGTATGGGGACTATGAGTGTGAAACCAGTCGTCGAATTTATAAGATGGTAGACGAAATAATGCAGGAGGACAGACAAATCCAATATATTTACCGTCATCTACCTCTGAGCCGACGCCATCCGCATGCCGAAAATGCGGGCATGGCTGCAGAGGCTGCCGCTGACCAAGGCAAGTTTTGGGAAATGCATGACGAACTGTTTGACCATCAAAATCACTTGGAAGATGAAAACCTGCTGAAATGTGCTCGTCACATAAATCTGGATACCGACCGATTTCAGAAAGAAATGTTTGCCGAAGAGAACAGGAAACGCGTGCTTGAAGACCGGCGATCTGGAGTACGTAGTGGCGTGAGCGATACCAAAAATCTGTTTATCAATGGGCAGCGATTCGAGAAACCAATGACAAAAGACAATATCCGGCGGGAAATTGAACGCATTAAAATGACCTTGTCATCCGAAGTATAG